In Denticeps clupeoides chromosome 1, fDenClu1.1, whole genome shotgun sequence, a single window of DNA contains:
- the LOC114795892 gene encoding HAUS augmin-like complex subunit 2 produces MNLWEAGPYAVTPAAKILARCVSSGAVDQEHLDSLPRDSRVFSSRLDDAVTLSGTRREIQQSSLQLELLKLEQEFADVTHNHYLSQRFEALQKFCSHLQDVLREQARLKQRLMKPLCQQNLPIQADLHRYVVELTGMAVEFIGNLEDKMKTVQLIPNTGESMNNLNTATTQLLVQVMEVEKLSKQILQWRDKQQAMNSDGCT; encoded by the exons ATGAACTTGTGGGAGGCCGGTCCCTACGCGGTCACGCCGGCCGCGAAGATCCTGGCCAGGTGTGTCAGCTCCGGCGCCGTGGATCAG GAGCACCTCGATTCTCTGCCGAGAGACTCCCGAGTCTTCTCCTCTCGCCTTGACGACGCTGTGACGCTGTCCGGAACCAGGCGTGAGATCCAGCAG AGCAGCCTGCAGCTGGAGTTGCTGAAGTTGGAGCAGGAGTTTGCGGACGTTACTCACAACCATTATTTGA GCCAGaggtttgaagcattgcagaagTTCTGTTCCCATCTTCAAGACGTCCTGCGCGAACAGGCCAGACTGAAACAGAGACTGATGAAGCCTCTCTGTCAGCAGAACCTGCCCATACAGGCTGACCTGCACAG GTATGTGGTGGAGCTCACGGGCATGGCTGTAGAGTTCATCGGGAACTTGGAAGATAAGATGAAGACTGTGCAGTTAATTCCAAACACGGGGGAATCCATGAATAATCTG AACACAGCTACGACGCAGCTTCTGGTCCAAGTGATGGAAGTTGAAAAACTCTCCAAGCAAATTCTTCAGTGGCGAGACAAACAGCAGGCCATGAATTCAGATGGCTGTACCTGA